tttatgttaatctttcggttatttaatgtattaatatAAGGAAAAGATTATtattacataaatattaaaataaatttacatttttaagttaaaattagaAAGATAAGTCAACTTCTAGTTAAAAAAAGTTtagtaaaacatttttttttgttacactGAAAATAAGTTATGTGAATAACTGAAAAGtatcaaacaaaattttattattaatttatgtaatattattgtTGCAATAATTAAGAGGATGTGGGTTGAACACATGTTACATCTAGATTTAAGGGAATTATGGGTggtaataaaaattatataaaagaagaAACTGACCAAATAGTAAACtaagtataaatattttcaaatgcAAAGCAGAAATGGAATTCATATATAAAACATATTGTACAGTatctattttactattttaatgtttatttaacaTATCACATTCTTGTGTTCTTGTATGGGTGtcaaaaaatatatgtattatccataaataatttaaattacacCCCAACCACCAGCAAAGAACATGACTGCACTCACTGCAATATATGTTGTGTTAGGGCCAGCCTGAAACTGGGACCAAGGATTCCATCAGCAGATGGTGAAGTATGAGCAGCTGCCAGGGCCCGTTCTGTAGAGAAGTTTGGCCGAAACAGAACGTCGACGCTAAATTATGGAGGTGATATCAATATGTATAATTAAGCTTTCACTAGTAGTTTCTTTTTTGAGAGCACATGAGTAGTTTCTTTAATAGTAAAGCCAGAGGTTGATTTTTAAGGGTAGGTAAGAAATCCGCCGGTGAAGCCAGCAGCTGCGAGGCCTTCGGAGGTTATGATTGACATTGCACATGTTAATCGGGAAGCAGGGGTGGATGAAATTGGTGGGATCCATTGAGATAGCGGAAGCTATAGCATTCAAAGGGGCATTTTATCATCAGCCTCTTCCTTGAATGTTCCCGGGAGATTTGCTGCGTCCTTTACAAATGTTTGTTTCTTGTTTGCGGTTAGAGAATGACTTTCCTAGTCAGTTTTTGACCAACAAAATAAGATTAACCGGCCTGAAGATTGATGGTTTGTCAGCATCTCCCTTACGATAATAGAAACAAAACCAACTgcaaagtttttatttatttatctatacaatttatggtgaaattcagtAAAAGATTTAGCTTCCACTTCAAACTTTCAGCTCATGcgatagatttttttttctcaacttGGAATAAAAGATGAATAATATCTGAAATGGGGGAAAATAAACTCAGTTACAAAATTCTCGTGAAAAAGGAACGGTCAAaacgaaaaaagaaagaaagactttataatgaaaacaaaattagaaatatacATCTTCTTTGGTTTCTACTCTTGTGAGGCAGACGCGGCTTCCTTCAAGCATGTCCTCATCACTTTACCAAGCTTACTGCAAGCATCAAGGCAAAGCTGCATTGCCTGAACCAAACATTACAACCGTTAGCCCCATAACTATAGCAGCTTATGTTATCTAGAAAATGAGCATTTACGGGAAACAAATATTGAATAGTCCATGGTACTTTTTAAATGACTAGCATTTTGATTTGCAGGAATCAGTTGCCTGAATTTTCAGCAAATCTTGATGAGAAGtagatcaaaacacatacctcatTAATATCTGGGGTTGACCATTCTCCTGTAAATGTTAGTTGAGTGACCTCATTACGAGAAGGCATACATGTAAGCATTAAGCTTCCATCTTGGTAGCTTTCCTCTTCGAGAACAGGATCAATCACAAGGTTTTTCCCTAGACAGGACTTGAAACCAAAATTTACGCATTAAACACATGTGAAAAGATGAAGTTCTTCAAAGTGGAACTAAATCAGTATTCACTGTTCAAGTTTAGAAAGGACAAAACCATTCTATCATGGATTTGAAGAATCGTATGATGCCATGCAGCAAAGGACAAGCTTCTGAATATCAATGTGCCTTTTCGTTTTCCAGTTTGTAGCAATTTGTTATCAATCATACTTTAATTGTCACACAATCTCAAACACCAAATACATTTACGTATAAGACAAAGTCTGTAGGCATGTAACTGCTATACTTGCAATAGCATCATAATTATAATAGCATAGTCATAAGATAGTAATGGTCTATGTTACTAGGACCCAGGGAATGAGTACCAGAAATGGGTACATGTCTGACATTGACACTGGCATgctcttttttcttatttttctaaaatttccaTATATTTAGAGGACTATCCCTGATGTTTCAATGCATGTCAGGCACATGTATTTCAATGAAAATGAAGAATTGGAGTAACGTAGCAGCCAACCTGAACTGAAGCAAAGTAAAATGAGTACAAATGAGCAGGAAGGAGGGCTCAAACCTATGCCTGCATAATGATAACAATGCTTAATGCAAACCAAAGACATTTACCACAGAAACTGCAGCAACAAGGTCATACATCATGATCCCCGCATCTGCAAGGGCAAGACTAGCACATGATATCACCACAGGAAGATCACCTGTAACCAATGTTATGAAGCCTATCAAGAAATGGCAATATAAGAGTTTAGGGCATATCCATAACGCATAAGAATTTTGATTGATTAGATAAAACTTTTGACGCTCTACAAcattgttaaatatttatttgctaAAAAGAACATTACGTGAAACACTAGTAAGAATATGAGAACCAATTTACAAGAGGCCATTAGAAGGTGCAAAAGAATAGATAGGTtaagaaatgaaaggaaaaaaaaaatactgATAAAGGCATCTGAATCAGAAAAAATAATAGgccaatttcaagcctaattacAAAGGATCAATGAGATGACTTACTGCCCCCAGATTCCAACACCAATGCAAAAACATCCACGGTGGTCTTGGGGAATGTTTCCAACATTATTGCACCTTCCAAAGCTTTATGAAGCATTGACGAAAACTCTTTGTGATCCGATCCCTATGGAAAGGGAGACCAAGAAATAGAATCAACTAATttgaagaaaataattaaaagggagATAAAGACACTAAATCAACTACGTTATGCATATAATCTAATAGCACCACTAAAGCTTCACACTTCCAATCATCTCATATACCTGTCCTCGAACTGGAGTGGCAAATGTTGTATAGCTgaaattacaatttaatctccCAGTATCACTGTACATCATTGCTTTCTTACTTTCTCTTGGCCCAAATCTAAATAGTTAAACACAAATAACAGATGAACATGTAAAGCAGTCTCAGTATTTGAAAGAAAATTCTACTAAAGAAAGATAAGGGTtataaaatcccaaaaatagtataaagaaGAACAtgacaatttaacatagatatgCACTCACACAGATACAATGACCTTGGTACTCCCAAGCTCTGCATAAGCAGATCCGGAAGCAGAATTTACTGCACCTGTCCTGAAAACTACAAATCACCAACATTTTACGATTAATTTCAACTCAGCACAGCAGAATCTAAGAAAGCTTCATTTACAAGAGGATATGATGAatgatccataaattttccatgaaaacacATTTTCCCTAGCTCCTAGGTGcctaaaaactataagaaaaccCATTATAGTGGTAGTAATGGGAAAGATGATCACACAGCATGACAACTATACCACTGTGGAAACCTAATGCTCTCTTTTATCATAAGCATGAACATTCAATTATATATAACGTAGTCAGAAGAACCAAATATAGAACATGCTGGCACAAGTAATAACAAATCATGAAGAAGCACAATCACTTAGCTACTCATTGAAATGGCCTTAATCTAGAGAGCAATGGAGAACGCTAGCCTATTCCTATACCCAGGTAATGAATCAAACTAACATACACAGAGGcacaaaagaaaaatgaaacttTTTTCCCCATATGGATGATTACCAAAGAATGGATAGAAAGCTTACTAATATCTAAAAGATATCAAACTTTTCAACTTTATtggcaaaataaaatgtaaaattaaaacccaaataaaaataaccatgataatgttaaaaaaaagagaaaaataaaaaggagataggtttaaaaatgaaatgaaaaaagaaGGAAGCTTTACATGCTGGTCGGCACTGGTGGAAGCCACGGCCATCAGGTCGGACCCAATCGAGATCGTTGTCTTTGAAAATAGGGGGGCGAGTTTTTTGGCCAAGATTCGGCGAATACGTTACCGGAGCTGAACCGGGCTTTGCGGCCATGCTTTTTCCTCTTCTTGTTTCTTTTTCCTCTATTTACTATTTTGGTTTCAGTCGCAGCTCCAGGTTTTATTGCTTCTGATGCCAGGTCAAGACGCGATGCGTTTTCACTAGGAAAGGCAAAACGGTGTCGTTCAGCTGATATTCTCCTGCTTACCTCCCCTTAAGAGGTGTCAATGAGCCACGTGCAGCATAaccaaaattttaagttaatttaatagGCCTAAACTCAGcttaaaaatgagtttaaaattttgcacaaaattaattaagataaaaatgttaaaatctgAACTCATCAGActtgtttatattaaaattttttatataattttttaaaatatatataaaacattaaaaatattaaaataaaattttctcaataaattaaaaaataatatgacaataaaatagtagcaacataataataaaatagtagtaaaatagtgaaaaaaaaaagaaaataacagcaaaatagtaaaaaaaacatctttttttttgcatatttgagctgggctcgggccaaaaaagtcTTACTCGAGGCTTGACTTATTTTTTAAGTAgactttatttttttgtccaagtctaTTTTTTGggtctatatttttactcaaatcctcTCAATTTTCAAGTGGGCCTTAAAGCTGAGCTGAGTGGCCCGACCTATGGACAAGTTTACAACCATTGTTGGGGATTAAAATCTAGCTTAATCCACATTCAGggtaattttaaaatagaattatgttattttaatcattctattttctattaatttagtcaATCTGATTAATGTAATTATTCAAATTAGTTATTgctattaaaaattttgttaatttattaatagaTTAGTAATATGACACATTAGCTCATTGAGTGACTAATATCTAACTCTTAATTTTACCAATACTTAGGGACTTCTTTATAATTAGTCCAAAAtgttttttttctcctttttactTTCTCATTACTTCATTACCACGTATTAGTCACTCTACGGGCTAATATGCCACATCAACAATCCGTTGGTGGATTAACGGAATTTTTAATGACAGTGACTAATTCAAGTAAATATCATAATTGgagtaattaaattgaaaaataattaaaatgataaaaagaaaacaaattctaTTTTAAAGTGACCATGAATTTAATTTACCATAAAATCTATTTATCTTTCTATTGTGACATGTGAATTCAATTTTTGACGAtggatttaataatttttaaaaattaaaatttgagtcTTATTTTAGACTATattcattaaattcattaattaaaactATATGATAGTAAACTCGGATGTAGATGTAGaacaaaatttaagaaaaattaatataacaaaatttaagaaaaattaatatgataatcAAATATGATTTTGGTTAAATTGATAAAGCTAAATTATTAAAACTTAAGATGTTTTGGTTTCGAATCTTTCTTGTACAAGtactttctaaaattttaaatgaaaaaacaaaattgctgtaacagcctaattttcagtggtgtcggaacagtgattcgagatcactaaatccgacaaatgagtaagaaatattattaatttagtgagtataagttaaaggtgaagttaggaaaaattttaaaatactgaaatatactaaaatatatatattaaaataattaaaattgaaaacgaggtatcgagacctcgggaattttaaatcgagccataaatatttttataaatatttatggagtgttaataagttagtattaaagtttcgtcaagaaattttaaagtactgatagctaattgaacaaaaaggactaatttgtatcaaatgcaaaattgtgggaaatgattaaatagcttaaatgataaaagaaaagggtttaaaaggtaaatagacccaaggtctatttgggctggacggcaagagcatgaaatcaccaagaaaataaggggaattaagggaaaaattagaaaattgtaaaatttacttaataaagctaggactaaagtggaattatctagatttctctttatttttctgcattctcatcagcaaaaacaccatggaagagttcccttaagctggtttttcatatttttactgcaagtaagttcaattcttgattatttcttgaattttttgtgtttttgtgacttttacaactaggtccatttgttgaattcattagttcttgattctatgaaagaaattgaaagtttctatgaatatgtgctggaagtatatgattatttgatatagaattagagttttaaattgtttatatgctgattttattgaaagaattgaatagaaagtgaatgtttgggacctaaattgtaaaagagtttgaagttagagttttatgtggaaattctgaatttcaatagttatgaaataacttataatgtctaggaaaagtattaattgagaaaattagtttaattgaggggttaattaagtaaggactgaattgcatgaactgtgaaatttggggcaaaatgaaaatgaacattttgcactaaaacagttttggacagcagcaatagtctaactttgaaaaatctcaaaaaattgtataaatttaattagaggatgaataaaatatgaaattaaagcttattgagtctaatttcttatagaagaaacggtgtaagcaatggaatt
The sequence above is drawn from the Gossypium hirsutum isolate 1008001.06 chromosome A05, Gossypium_hirsutum_v2.1, whole genome shotgun sequence genome and encodes:
- the LOC107959013 gene encoding exosome complex component RRP41-like, translated to MAAKPGSAPVTYSPNLGQKTRPPIFKDNDLDWVRPDGRGFHQCRPAFFRTGAVNSASGSAYAELGSTKVIVSVFGPRESKKAMMYSDTGRLNCNFSYTTFATPVRGQGSDHKEFSSMLHKALEGAIMLETFPKTTVDVFALVLESGGSDLPVVISCASLALADAGIMMYDLVAAVSVSCLGKNLVIDPVLEEESYQDGSLMLTCMPSRNEVTQLTFTGEWSTPDINEAMQLCLDACSKLGKVMRTCLKEAASASQE